One region of Carassius auratus strain Wakin unplaced genomic scaffold, ASM336829v1 scaf_tig00215205, whole genome shotgun sequence genomic DNA includes:
- the LOC113093912 gene encoding zinc finger protein 335-like isoform X1, which translates to MDSEEMEVESSSDVGHSGMEEPSESGMGMESSEAMSADSSDAAAPPATAPESDCHVGQSSEGIVVFIPETSSSTDVRRVNLPDSSSVAQSTSVSSVSTVTQSVLVSESVQVLVHSSAVSEGGMMVSDSTASTSSDLGSAIDKIIESTIGPDIMNGCIAVTSAEDGSAETTQYLILQGPDDGAPMVAQMSSSALSSRIAVEALADGPTSTCLDQADLSDNPQGSVEPDQPGHSGYREHDDGSSSCSRPDQPQHSQYTEWSGEEDPDQTREARYIECSGAEPDQTPRHSGVTNYNMADSEEPLGRYAAECSGTNSSPQRRSFCSSRYVVECSDDYVEYSAEGVERPQHSRYIDSSMDDREHVSASEQEGSAVDEPQHSYLPQGSLYADEGAVRHSLADTVGSQLTDQMDCNDNLPCPYISSSGTYSTHPEPEVVESGVVVESGHRTPDMAELEEMMEVVIVQQFKCKMCPYKSVSKDTLINHMRDKHFKPPGVPGQKKRGRGRPRKSESRARAVAEVKKEEPPEEEEDDIIDAGALDDQGDSDYKPADEEARSRLASSHCTPPPSCSSSSSSSSRKRPRRIVGPPRKFLPDSESVAASQTNNAEDPQAPEEASSSGLENGSSSLSNGAAVEPVVSQSDSENKDPSSNTGPDDLEFLPKKRGRPSKRFLQKKYKKFMNRNKYYRSLKPLLRPHNCWICGSRFLSQEDLRFHVDSHEGNDPECFKCLQCSYRCKRWSSLKEHMFNHEGTKPYKCEVCDYSSVYKKDVIRHSAVHNKSKSRKTDMSCVKPSQVPKVSEFPCPICCRVYPMQKRLTQHMKTHSTEKPHMCDKCGKSFKKRYTFKMHLLTHIQNCGNSMFKCEFCEYTCNDKKHLLNHQLSHTSDKPFKCEECKYSTSKEDFLVSHIAIKHTGEKPFSCDMCHFTTRHRKNLRLHVQCRHPEAFDEWSQSHPEEPIRRRQTPAFSMQQIEELRLQNETNGFQETIVTVDPITFQTMETLENTSVSQDELGNTTIIYEEAQTTDLSAQNALDLLLNMRNARELQVAVLKPDGKTLETGSWTGAGSGSEGSSLQPQKIVTFHVSENGDTLVQEAFETATGTMEQEETTGVSQEVTQIGIGTYEGADFSVVEQASEETTHSCLEEPSEEPQIMEVSTEPLSISTPLKENKEKFYLSSSLTDGVLQQVELSSEAPGSPSLCPSPTSQQLNTKRFSCRICMEAFHGRSDMENHKRAHIDPKTFKCPDCDFTAPSWPEVKSHMAMHAYLRPHKCNSCSFASKNKKDLRRHMMTHTNEKPYACQVCGQRFNRNGHLKFHMERLHTQEPSPRKTRSVPSQQTIIVNSDEEALATLQNLQAGQAVISPERLQQALGQEHIIVAQDQTLSDQEEATYIHEITTVDGQTVQHLMTGDNQVTEVQYIISQDGVQHLLPREYVVVSEGNHIQMEDGRIAHIQYEHDGTFLQEQQIALSQDGQIQYVPITAEQQIVDPEDLEAAAHSAVTAVADAAMAQTQTVYTEATPEQLEQLQQQGIQYDVITFTEQ; encoded by the exons ATGGACTCTGAGGAGATGGAGGTGGAGAGCAGCAGCGATGTGGGGCATTCTGGGATGGAGGAGCCGTCGGAGAGCGGGATGGGCATGGAGTCTTCAGAAGCCATGTCTGCTGATAGCAGCGATGCGGCGGCTCCTCCTGCCACGGCCCCAGAATCAGACTGTCACGTAGGACAGAGCTCTGAGGGAATTGTG GTTTTTATCCCGGAGACAAGCTCCAGTACAGATGTGCGAAGAGTTAATCTCCCAGACTCCTCTTCTGTGGCCCAGTCAACCAGTGTGTCCAGCGTCTCCACAGTGACACAGTCGGTCCTGGTGTCAGAGTCTGTCCAGGTCCTGGTCCACTCCAGTGCTGTCTCTGAAGGAGGAATGATGGTTTCTGATTCCACCGCTTCCACATCCTCTGATCTCGGCTCAGCTATTGACAAGATCATTGAATCCACCATTGGACCCGACATCATGAACG GATGTATTGCAGTTACAAGTGCAGAGGATGGTAGTGCAGAGACCACACAGTATCTGATACTCCAAGGTCCTGATGACG GAGCTCCTATGGTGGCTCAGATGTCTTCCTCTGCACTGTCAAGCCGCATTGCCGTTGAAGCACTTGCTGATGGACCCACCTCAACGTGCTTGGACCAGGCAGACCTGTCAGATAACCCGCAGGGCAGTGTGGAACCCGACCAGCCTGGACACTCCGGATACCGTGAGCACGACGATGGCAGCAGCAGCTGCAGTCGCCCAGACCAGCCGCAGCATTCCCAGTACACAGAGTGGAGTGGAGAAGAAGACCCAGACCAGACCAGAGAGGCCCGCTACATCGAGTGCTCAGGAGCTGAACCAGACCAGACCCCACGTCATTCAGGGGTCACCAACTACAATATGGCCGACTCGGAAGAACCTCTTGGGCGTTACGCAGCAGAGTGCAGTGGTACGAACAGTAGCCCTCAGAGGCGTTCGTTTTGCTCCTCCCGGTACGTCGTGGAGTGCAGTGATGACTACGTGGAGTACAGTGCCGAGGGTGTGGAGCGGCCGCAGCATTCACGGTATATCGACAGCAGCATGGATGATAGGGAGCATGTCTCAGCATCAGAGCAGGAAGGAAGTGCGGTAGACGAGCCCCAGCACTCCTATCTGCCCCAGGGCTCGCTATATGCCGACGAGGGTGCAGTTCGGCACTCACTGGCTGACACCGTCGGATCCCAGCTCACTGATCAAATGGACTGCAATGATAACTTGCCCTGCCCATACATAAGTAGCAGTGGGACATATTCCACCCATCCAGAGCCCGAAGTGGTGGAGTCTGGGGTGGTGGTTGAGTCTGGGCACAGAACCCCAGACATGGCTGAGCTAGAGGAAATGATGGAGGTGGTGATCGTACAGCAGTTTAAGTGTAAGATGTGCCCGTATAAAAGTGTCTCCAAGGATACGCTCATCAACCACATGAGAGACAAACACTTTAAACCACCAG GTGTTCCGGGCCAAAAGAAACGTGGGCGGGGGCGTCCTCGAAAATCCGAGAGTAGGGCACGAGCGGTCGCTGAGGTCAAGAAGGAGGAGCCTCcagaagaggaagaagatgaCATCATTGATGCAGGCGCTCTTGATGATCAAG GTGACAGTGATTATAAGCCAGCTGATGAAGAGGCCAGGTCCAGATTGGCTTCCAGTCACTGCACTCCTCCTCCTTCCTGctcttcatcctcttcctcttcctcacggAAACGGCCCCGCAGGATAGTGGGGCCACCCCGCAAATTCCTTCCTGACTCAG AGTCAGTAGCGGCTTCTCAAACAAACAATGCAGAGGACCCTCAAGCTCCTGAAGAAGCAAGTTCCTCTGGACTGGAGAATGGATCTTCCTCTCTATCCAATGGTGCAGCAGTGGAACCAGTCGTCAGCCAGTCAGATTCAGAAAACAAAGATCCCTCGTCAAACACAGGCCCTGATGACCTGGAGTTTTTACCCAAAAAACGAGGCCGGCCTTCTAAGAGATTCCTTCAAAAGAAGTACAAAAAGTTCATGAATCGCAA CAAGTACTACAGATCCCTCAAGCCTCTGCTAAGGCCTCATAACTGCTGGATCTGTGGTTCTCGCTTTCTGTCGCAAGAGGATCTCAGATTCCATGTGGATTCTCATGAGGGAAATGACCCTGAATGCTTTAAGTGCCTGCAGTGCAGCTACCGCTGCAAACGGTGGTCCTCACTGAAG GAGCACATGTTCAATCATGAAGGTACGAAACCATACAAATGTGAGGTGTGTGATTACTCCAGTGTTTATAAGAAAGACGTGATCCGGCACTCAGCTGTCCACAACAAAAGCAA GAGTCGGAAGACAGACATG TCTTGTGTCAAACCTTCACAGGTTCCTAAAGTGTCCGAATTTCCATGCCCCATCTGCTGTCGAGTGTACCCCATGCAGAAACGCCTGACGCAGCACATGAAGACACACAGCACAGAGAAACCTCACATGTGTGACAAG TGTGGGAAATCCTTCAAGAAGCGCTACACTTTTAAAATGCAtcttctcacacacatacagaattgTGGCAACAGCAT GTTTAAGTGTGAGTTCTGTGAGTACACCTGCAATGACAAAAAGCACCTGCTTAATCACCAGCTGTCCCACACCAGCGACAAACCGTTCAAATGCGAAGAGTGCAAATACTCCACGAGTAAAGAGGATTTCCTGGTGTCCCACATTGCCATTAAACACACTG GTGAAAAGCCCTTCTCATGCGACATGTGCCACTtcacgaccagacacaggaagaaCCTGCGGCTGCATGTGCAGTGTCGCCATCCCGAGGCCTTCGATGAGTGGAGCCAATCCCATCCAGAAGAGCCAATTCGCCGGCGCCAGACGCCTGCTTTCAGTATGCAGCAGATTGAGGAGCTGAGATTACAGAACGAAACCAATGGATTTCAAGAGACCATT GTAACAGTGGACCCCATTACTTTCCAAACCATGGAGACCTTAGAGAACACATCTGTATCTCAAGATGAACTGGGAAACACTACTATCATTTACGAGGAAG CCCAGACTACAGACCTCTCAGCCCAGAATGCTCTCGATCTGCTGCTAAACATGAGGAACGCCAGAGAACTGCAG GTGGCAGTGTTGAAACCAGATGGTAAGACCCTGGAGACGGGTTCATGGACCGGAGCTGGCTCTGGGAGTGAGGGCTCGTCCTTGCAGCCTCAAAAGATCGTCACATTCCATGTGTCAGAGAACGGGGACACTCTGGTGCAGGAGGCATTTGAGACCGCTACAGGGACCATGGAGCAAGAGGAGACAACAGGTGTGTCGCAGGAGGTGACACAGATTGGCATCGGTACATATGAGGGAGCAGATTTCAGTGTGGTGGAGCAAGCTTCTGAAGAAACGACACACAG CTGTTTAGAGGAGCCCTCAGAAGAGCCTCAGATCATGGAAGTGAGCACCGAGCCCTTGTCCATCTCTACACCTCTCAAAGAGAATAAAGAGAAGTTTTATTTGAGCTCAAGCTTGACAGATGGAGTCCTGCAGCAGGTAGAG CTGAGCAGTGAAGCTCCAGGTTCCCCTTCCCTGTGTCCATCACCCACTTCTCAACAGCTCAACACCAAACGCTTCTCCTGCCGCATCTGTATGGAGGCTTTCCACGGCCGCTCGGACATGGAGAACCACAAGAGGGCGCACATAGatcccaaaacattcaaatgtccCGACTGTGACTTCACAGCACCTTCTTGGCCAGAAGTCAAG TCTCACATGGCCATGCACGCATATTTGAGGCCTCATAAATGCAACAGCTGCAGTTTTGCCTCTAAAAACAAGAAAGACCTGAGACGCCACATGATGACACACACCAACGAAAAGCCTTACGCCTGTCAGGTCTGTGGCCAAAG GTTTAACCGGAACGGCCATCTGAAGTTCCACATGGAGAGGCTTCACACTCAGGAACCCTCGCCCCGGAAAACCCGCTCGGTCCCCTCTCAGCAGACCATCATCGTCAATAGTGATGAAGAAGCTTTAGCCACACTGCAGA ATCTGCAGGCCGGTCAGGCAGTCATCAGTCCGGAGAGACTGCAGCAGGCTTTGGGTCAGGAACACATCATTGTGGCTCAGGATCAGACTCTTTCTGACCAG GAGGAAGCGACATATATTCATGAGATCACAACAGTAGATGGACAGACGGTACAACACTTAATGACTGGAGACAATCAGGTCACTGAG GTCCAGTATATCATCTCTCAGGATGGAGTTCAGCACCTGCTCCCACGGGAGTATGTGGTGGTATCTGAAGGAAACCACATTCAG ATGGAGGATGGGCGGATTGCTCACATTCAGTACGAGCATGATGGAACGTTTCTGCAGGAGCAACAG ATTGCCCTGTCTCAGGATGGACAGATCCAGTACGTCCCCATCACTGCCGAGCAGCAGATTGTCGACCCTGAGGACCTGGAGGCAGCCGCCCATTCCGCTGTCACTG CTGTTGCAGACGCAGCCATGGCTCAGACTCAGACGGTTTACACCGAGGCCACACCTGAACAACTGGAGCAGCTGCAGCAGCAGGGCATCCAGTATGACGTCATCACTTTTACTGAGCAGTAG
- the LOC113093912 gene encoding zinc finger protein 335-like isoform X2 yields the protein MDSEEMEVESSSDVGHSGMEEPSESGMGMESSEAMSADSSDAAAPPATAPESDCHVGQSSEGIVVFIPETSSSTDVRRVNLPDSSSVAQSTSVSSVSTVTQSVLVSESVQVLVHSSAVSEGGMMVSDSTASTSSDLGSAIDKIIESTIGPDIMNGCIAVTSAEDGSAETTQYLILQGPDDGAPMVAQMSSSALSSRIAVEALADGPTSTCLDQADLSDNPQGSVEPDQPGHSGYREHDDGSSSCSRPDQPQHSQYTEWSGEEDPDQTREARYIECSGAEPDQTPRHSGVTNYNMADSEEPLGRYAAECSGTNSSPQRRSFCSSRYVVECSDDYVEYSAEGVERPQHSRYIDSSMDDREHVSASEQEGSAVDEPQHSYLPQGSLYADEGAVRHSLADTVGSQLTDQMDCNDNLPCPYISSSGTYSTHPEPEVVESGVVVESGHRTPDMAELEEMMEVVIVQQFKCKMCPYKSVSKDTLINHMRDKHFKPPGVPGQKKRGRGRPRKSESRARAVAEVKKEEPPEEEEDDIIDAGALDDQGDSDYKPADEEARSRLASSHCTPPPSCSSSSSSSSRKRPRRIVGPPRKFLPDSESVAASQTNNAEDPQAPEEASSSGLENGSSSLSNGAAVEPVVSQSDSENKDPSSNTGPDDLEFLPKKRGRPSKRFLQKKYKKFMNRNKYYRSLKPLLRPHNCWICGSRFLSQEDLRFHVDSHEGNDPECFKCLQCSYRCKRWSSLKEHMFNHEGTKPYKCEVCDYSSVYKKDVIRHSAVHNKSKSRKTDMSCVKPSQVPKVSEFPCPICCRVYPMQKRLTQHMKTHSTEKPHMCDKCGKSFKKRYTFKMHLLTHIQNCGNSMFKCEFCEYTCNDKKHLLNHQLSHTSDKPFKCEECKYSTSKEDFLVSHIAIKHTGEKPFSCDMCHFTTRHRKNLRLHVQCRHPEAFDEWSQSHPEEPIRRRQTPAFSMQQIEELRLQNETNGFQETIVTVDPITFQTMETLENTSVSQDELGNTTIIYEEAQTTDLSAQNALDLLLNMRNARELQVAVLKPDGKTLETGSWTGAGSGSEGSSLQPQKIVTFHVSENGDTLVQEAFETATGTMEQEETTGVSQEVTQIGIGTYEGADFSVVEQASEETTHSLEEPSEEPQIMEVSTEPLSISTPLKENKEKFYLSSSLTDGVLQQVELSSEAPGSPSLCPSPTSQQLNTKRFSCRICMEAFHGRSDMENHKRAHIDPKTFKCPDCDFTAPSWPEVKSHMAMHAYLRPHKCNSCSFASKNKKDLRRHMMTHTNEKPYACQVCGQRFNRNGHLKFHMERLHTQEPSPRKTRSVPSQQTIIVNSDEEALATLQNLQAGQAVISPERLQQALGQEHIIVAQDQTLSDQEEATYIHEITTVDGQTVQHLMTGDNQVTEVQYIISQDGVQHLLPREYVVVSEGNHIQMEDGRIAHIQYEHDGTFLQEQQIALSQDGQIQYVPITAEQQIVDPEDLEAAAHSAVTAVADAAMAQTQTVYTEATPEQLEQLQQQGIQYDVITFTEQ from the exons ATGGACTCTGAGGAGATGGAGGTGGAGAGCAGCAGCGATGTGGGGCATTCTGGGATGGAGGAGCCGTCGGAGAGCGGGATGGGCATGGAGTCTTCAGAAGCCATGTCTGCTGATAGCAGCGATGCGGCGGCTCCTCCTGCCACGGCCCCAGAATCAGACTGTCACGTAGGACAGAGCTCTGAGGGAATTGTG GTTTTTATCCCGGAGACAAGCTCCAGTACAGATGTGCGAAGAGTTAATCTCCCAGACTCCTCTTCTGTGGCCCAGTCAACCAGTGTGTCCAGCGTCTCCACAGTGACACAGTCGGTCCTGGTGTCAGAGTCTGTCCAGGTCCTGGTCCACTCCAGTGCTGTCTCTGAAGGAGGAATGATGGTTTCTGATTCCACCGCTTCCACATCCTCTGATCTCGGCTCAGCTATTGACAAGATCATTGAATCCACCATTGGACCCGACATCATGAACG GATGTATTGCAGTTACAAGTGCAGAGGATGGTAGTGCAGAGACCACACAGTATCTGATACTCCAAGGTCCTGATGACG GAGCTCCTATGGTGGCTCAGATGTCTTCCTCTGCACTGTCAAGCCGCATTGCCGTTGAAGCACTTGCTGATGGACCCACCTCAACGTGCTTGGACCAGGCAGACCTGTCAGATAACCCGCAGGGCAGTGTGGAACCCGACCAGCCTGGACACTCCGGATACCGTGAGCACGACGATGGCAGCAGCAGCTGCAGTCGCCCAGACCAGCCGCAGCATTCCCAGTACACAGAGTGGAGTGGAGAAGAAGACCCAGACCAGACCAGAGAGGCCCGCTACATCGAGTGCTCAGGAGCTGAACCAGACCAGACCCCACGTCATTCAGGGGTCACCAACTACAATATGGCCGACTCGGAAGAACCTCTTGGGCGTTACGCAGCAGAGTGCAGTGGTACGAACAGTAGCCCTCAGAGGCGTTCGTTTTGCTCCTCCCGGTACGTCGTGGAGTGCAGTGATGACTACGTGGAGTACAGTGCCGAGGGTGTGGAGCGGCCGCAGCATTCACGGTATATCGACAGCAGCATGGATGATAGGGAGCATGTCTCAGCATCAGAGCAGGAAGGAAGTGCGGTAGACGAGCCCCAGCACTCCTATCTGCCCCAGGGCTCGCTATATGCCGACGAGGGTGCAGTTCGGCACTCACTGGCTGACACCGTCGGATCCCAGCTCACTGATCAAATGGACTGCAATGATAACTTGCCCTGCCCATACATAAGTAGCAGTGGGACATATTCCACCCATCCAGAGCCCGAAGTGGTGGAGTCTGGGGTGGTGGTTGAGTCTGGGCACAGAACCCCAGACATGGCTGAGCTAGAGGAAATGATGGAGGTGGTGATCGTACAGCAGTTTAAGTGTAAGATGTGCCCGTATAAAAGTGTCTCCAAGGATACGCTCATCAACCACATGAGAGACAAACACTTTAAACCACCAG GTGTTCCGGGCCAAAAGAAACGTGGGCGGGGGCGTCCTCGAAAATCCGAGAGTAGGGCACGAGCGGTCGCTGAGGTCAAGAAGGAGGAGCCTCcagaagaggaagaagatgaCATCATTGATGCAGGCGCTCTTGATGATCAAG GTGACAGTGATTATAAGCCAGCTGATGAAGAGGCCAGGTCCAGATTGGCTTCCAGTCACTGCACTCCTCCTCCTTCCTGctcttcatcctcttcctcttcctcacggAAACGGCCCCGCAGGATAGTGGGGCCACCCCGCAAATTCCTTCCTGACTCAG AGTCAGTAGCGGCTTCTCAAACAAACAATGCAGAGGACCCTCAAGCTCCTGAAGAAGCAAGTTCCTCTGGACTGGAGAATGGATCTTCCTCTCTATCCAATGGTGCAGCAGTGGAACCAGTCGTCAGCCAGTCAGATTCAGAAAACAAAGATCCCTCGTCAAACACAGGCCCTGATGACCTGGAGTTTTTACCCAAAAAACGAGGCCGGCCTTCTAAGAGATTCCTTCAAAAGAAGTACAAAAAGTTCATGAATCGCAA CAAGTACTACAGATCCCTCAAGCCTCTGCTAAGGCCTCATAACTGCTGGATCTGTGGTTCTCGCTTTCTGTCGCAAGAGGATCTCAGATTCCATGTGGATTCTCATGAGGGAAATGACCCTGAATGCTTTAAGTGCCTGCAGTGCAGCTACCGCTGCAAACGGTGGTCCTCACTGAAG GAGCACATGTTCAATCATGAAGGTACGAAACCATACAAATGTGAGGTGTGTGATTACTCCAGTGTTTATAAGAAAGACGTGATCCGGCACTCAGCTGTCCACAACAAAAGCAA GAGTCGGAAGACAGACATG TCTTGTGTCAAACCTTCACAGGTTCCTAAAGTGTCCGAATTTCCATGCCCCATCTGCTGTCGAGTGTACCCCATGCAGAAACGCCTGACGCAGCACATGAAGACACACAGCACAGAGAAACCTCACATGTGTGACAAG TGTGGGAAATCCTTCAAGAAGCGCTACACTTTTAAAATGCAtcttctcacacacatacagaattgTGGCAACAGCAT GTTTAAGTGTGAGTTCTGTGAGTACACCTGCAATGACAAAAAGCACCTGCTTAATCACCAGCTGTCCCACACCAGCGACAAACCGTTCAAATGCGAAGAGTGCAAATACTCCACGAGTAAAGAGGATTTCCTGGTGTCCCACATTGCCATTAAACACACTG GTGAAAAGCCCTTCTCATGCGACATGTGCCACTtcacgaccagacacaggaagaaCCTGCGGCTGCATGTGCAGTGTCGCCATCCCGAGGCCTTCGATGAGTGGAGCCAATCCCATCCAGAAGAGCCAATTCGCCGGCGCCAGACGCCTGCTTTCAGTATGCAGCAGATTGAGGAGCTGAGATTACAGAACGAAACCAATGGATTTCAAGAGACCATT GTAACAGTGGACCCCATTACTTTCCAAACCATGGAGACCTTAGAGAACACATCTGTATCTCAAGATGAACTGGGAAACACTACTATCATTTACGAGGAAG CCCAGACTACAGACCTCTCAGCCCAGAATGCTCTCGATCTGCTGCTAAACATGAGGAACGCCAGAGAACTGCAG GTGGCAGTGTTGAAACCAGATGGTAAGACCCTGGAGACGGGTTCATGGACCGGAGCTGGCTCTGGGAGTGAGGGCTCGTCCTTGCAGCCTCAAAAGATCGTCACATTCCATGTGTCAGAGAACGGGGACACTCTGGTGCAGGAGGCATTTGAGACCGCTACAGGGACCATGGAGCAAGAGGAGACAACAGGTGTGTCGCAGGAGGTGACACAGATTGGCATCGGTACATATGAGGGAGCAGATTTCAGTGTGGTGGAGCAAGCTTCTGAAGAAACGACACACAG TTTAGAGGAGCCCTCAGAAGAGCCTCAGATCATGGAAGTGAGCACCGAGCCCTTGTCCATCTCTACACCTCTCAAAGAGAATAAAGAGAAGTTTTATTTGAGCTCAAGCTTGACAGATGGAGTCCTGCAGCAGGTAGAG CTGAGCAGTGAAGCTCCAGGTTCCCCTTCCCTGTGTCCATCACCCACTTCTCAACAGCTCAACACCAAACGCTTCTCCTGCCGCATCTGTATGGAGGCTTTCCACGGCCGCTCGGACATGGAGAACCACAAGAGGGCGCACATAGatcccaaaacattcaaatgtccCGACTGTGACTTCACAGCACCTTCTTGGCCAGAAGTCAAG TCTCACATGGCCATGCACGCATATTTGAGGCCTCATAAATGCAACAGCTGCAGTTTTGCCTCTAAAAACAAGAAAGACCTGAGACGCCACATGATGACACACACCAACGAAAAGCCTTACGCCTGTCAGGTCTGTGGCCAAAG GTTTAACCGGAACGGCCATCTGAAGTTCCACATGGAGAGGCTTCACACTCAGGAACCCTCGCCCCGGAAAACCCGCTCGGTCCCCTCTCAGCAGACCATCATCGTCAATAGTGATGAAGAAGCTTTAGCCACACTGCAGA ATCTGCAGGCCGGTCAGGCAGTCATCAGTCCGGAGAGACTGCAGCAGGCTTTGGGTCAGGAACACATCATTGTGGCTCAGGATCAGACTCTTTCTGACCAG GAGGAAGCGACATATATTCATGAGATCACAACAGTAGATGGACAGACGGTACAACACTTAATGACTGGAGACAATCAGGTCACTGAG GTCCAGTATATCATCTCTCAGGATGGAGTTCAGCACCTGCTCCCACGGGAGTATGTGGTGGTATCTGAAGGAAACCACATTCAG ATGGAGGATGGGCGGATTGCTCACATTCAGTACGAGCATGATGGAACGTTTCTGCAGGAGCAACAG ATTGCCCTGTCTCAGGATGGACAGATCCAGTACGTCCCCATCACTGCCGAGCAGCAGATTGTCGACCCTGAGGACCTGGAGGCAGCCGCCCATTCCGCTGTCACTG CTGTTGCAGACGCAGCCATGGCTCAGACTCAGACGGTTTACACCGAGGCCACACCTGAACAACTGGAGCAGCTGCAGCAGCAGGGCATCCAGTATGACGTCATCACTTTTACTGAGCAGTAG